The following proteins come from a genomic window of Methanocella conradii HZ254:
- a CDS encoding RCC1 domain-containing protein: MRKSCVFLLVLVMLQALAAPCYASSPSVISISAGASHCLALTSDGSVLAWGNNDHGQLGDGTTVSASTPVKAKGLTHVVAIAAGASHSLALKDDGTVWAWGDNYNGNLGDGTTEDRLTPVQVVGLTNVKAISAGIMTSFALKDDGTLWAWGANSRGDLGDGTLEDRLTPVQAKVPAKVVKIGHKGTFAVTDDGDVWAWGNNVIIVFGNDSICGMLGDNYGQVRPTPFRVEQPSSVKEITNGLEHVVFIKDDGTVWTWGLNDKGQLGNNAKIDDKTVTTTPVKALGINNVKDVSAGYYYSLALKDDGSVWKWGEDYYTIPNMLGVYSKLVSAPEQIGGLSGIIAISSGNYFYIALKNDGSVWGWGYNENGQLGSHASFVSAPVKIIGGSTQASTPTAYISPSASVSANPSTAAPTNTPIVPSSATPAYPVSASQNWLDLRLLGLIGLIIIVIGAAYVLFTRK; this comes from the coding sequence ATGAGAAAGAGTTGTGTTTTTCTGCTGGTACTGGTAATGCTTCAAGCTTTAGCGGCGCCATGTTACGCTTCTTCGCCGAGCGTTATATCGATTTCTGCGGGCGCGTCTCATTGCCTGGCGCTTACCAGTGATGGGAGCGTGCTGGCATGGGGAAATAACGATCACGGCCAGCTGGGCGATGGCACTACTGTGAGCGCTTCTACCCCGGTCAAGGCGAAAGGCCTGACCCATGTCGTAGCAATTGCGGCCGGGGCTTCCCACAGCCTCGCCCTCAAGGACGATGGAACGGTGTGGGCGTGGGGGGATAATTATAATGGAAACCTTGGGGATGGGACCACTGAGGACCGGCTCACGCCGGTACAGGTCGTCGGCTTGACGAATGTCAAGGCGATATCCGCGGGAATCATGACGAGTTTCGCGCTAAAGGACGATGGCACGCTATGGGCGTGGGGGGCTAACTCCCGTGGCGACCTGGGCGACGGTACGCTTGAAGATAGGCTAACGCCGGTACAGGCCAAAGTGCCCGCAAAAGTAGTGAAAATTGGCCATAAAGGCACTTTTGCGGTCACCGATGATGGGGACGTATGGGCATGGGGCAATAATGTGATCATCGTATTCGGCAATGATTCAATATGTGGGATGCTGGGGGATAATTATGGCCAGGTCAGGCCCACCCCTTTTCGGGTAGAGCAGCCCTCTAGCGTAAAAGAGATTACAAACGGTTTGGAACACGTTGTTTTTATAAAGGATGACGGGACGGTTTGGACGTGGGGCCTTAACGATAAAGGCCAGCTGGGCAATAATGCCAAAATCGACGATAAAACAGTAACTACTACGCCCGTTAAGGCTCTCGGCATTAATAACGTTAAAGACGTATCAGCAGGCTATTATTATTCGCTGGCCCTTAAAGATGATGGGAGCGTGTGGAAGTGGGGAGAAGACTATTATACCATTCCTAATATGCTGGGCGTTTACTCTAAACTCGTTTCCGCGCCAGAGCAAATCGGCGGGTTGAGCGGAATTATAGCCATTAGCTCGGGAAACTATTTTTATATAGCCCTTAAAAATGATGGGAGCGTGTGGGGGTGGGGGTATAACGAGAATGGCCAGCTAGGAAGCCATGCCAGCTTTGTATCAGCGCCAGTTAAAATTATCGGCGGCTCAACCCAGGCATCTACGCCAACAGCGTATATCTCCCCAAGCGCTAGCGTATCCGCTAATCCAAGTACTGCAGCGCCCACTAATACTCCAATAGTTCCATCCAGCGCGACGCCAGCTTACCCCGTATCGGCTTCACAGAACTGGCTTGACCTGAGACTCCTGGGCTTAATAGGCCTCATCATAATAGTCATAGGCGCCGCATACGTACTATTCACGAGAAAGTAG
- a CDS encoding ABC transporter permease: MSFNSVFLVAKNEFYRTIWHPVVIIVGIIVLFLAFVYGYGNTATFESYDEMDAFLLCYCQSEYRILLICSIMAAFLGVLSMARDRWEHSVNVLLVKPLYRRDVILGKFIGLSGYIYVFVSVALVFSTLMFMLFFREPLSYIDLLCRLLSYIFILSLECSLIVALTMLVGTLLKNVIGAVSVVVVYVYADWFRYIVQYMGGLSIIMPRMLYHKMADPVSRGYPQELFNTLIPFTTWLNEAMPYILLTLFEIILLILINCFIFARLDDS; encoded by the coding sequence ATGAGCTTTAATTCGGTTTTTCTCGTCGCGAAAAACGAGTTTTATAGGACTATCTGGCATCCTGTGGTGATCATAGTCGGGATTATCGTGCTTTTTCTGGCCTTTGTTTACGGATATGGTAATACGGCGACCTTTGAGAGTTACGATGAAATGGATGCCTTTTTACTATGCTATTGCCAGAGCGAGTATCGTATCCTGCTAATCTGTAGTATTATGGCAGCGTTCCTCGGCGTCCTTTCAATGGCCCGGGATAGGTGGGAGCATAGCGTTAATGTGCTCCTCGTGAAGCCGCTCTATAGGAGAGACGTCATTCTGGGCAAGTTTATCGGCCTCAGCGGATATATCTACGTATTCGTCAGCGTCGCGCTGGTTTTTTCGACTTTAATGTTCATGCTCTTTTTCAGAGAGCCGTTGTCTTACATTGATTTGTTGTGCCGGCTATTATCCTATATTTTTATCCTATCATTGGAGTGCTCTCTAATCGTCGCGTTAACGATGCTCGTGGGGACTCTACTCAAAAATGTTATAGGGGCGGTTTCGGTTGTTGTCGTTTATGTTTATGCTGACTGGTTCAGGTACATAGTACAATATATGGGCGGCCTCTCAATCATAATGCCGAGGATGCTTTATCATAAGATGGCAGATCCTGTTAGTAGAGGTTATCCTCAAGAGCTATTTAACACTTTAATTCCGTTTACCACCTGGCTGAACGAGGCCATGCCCTATATTTTGCTCACGCTATTTGAGATCATATTGCTAATATTAATTAATTGTTTTATATTTGCGAGGTTAGACGATTCCTAG
- a CDS encoding ABC transporter permease, which yields MYINNVLIIAKKEFSDLLSNWMMLLVLAVYLIIILVNVFNINNMLVADNAPIIHELFGDSYGAYFASCLFWDLTKFGSIVGVMIGCLSMANERHNNALNTLLVKPLFRDTIINGKLLGSIAFMAFIIGVTLVFDTSALFLFCGNYLAPFLSDYVSRLIIVFLFAIIYVMFFLALSMLISILVKSQAFAMILGLMALYISEMMNVYEFAWNLSSLFPGDRGYTTNLILSLSPDTMLWSLYLTIFKPSLDFFSALALAIPSIEELSLFIAVACISSYIVFTRRDVT from the coding sequence ATGTATATTAATAATGTGCTTATCATCGCAAAGAAGGAGTTTTCTGACCTGCTTAGTAATTGGATGATGCTGCTGGTACTTGCAGTGTATCTTATTATAATACTGGTAAATGTTTTTAATATTAATAATATGCTGGTAGCCGATAATGCTCCTATAATCCACGAGCTCTTTGGGGATAGTTATGGCGCTTATTTTGCGAGCTGCCTGTTCTGGGACCTGACGAAGTTCGGGTCCATCGTTGGGGTGATGATCGGCTGTCTTTCCATGGCCAACGAGAGGCATAACAATGCCTTAAACACTCTCCTCGTTAAGCCTTTATTTCGGGATACGATCATAAACGGTAAGCTGCTGGGGTCCATCGCGTTTATGGCGTTCATCATAGGCGTCACGCTAGTTTTTGACACGTCAGCATTATTCTTGTTCTGCGGTAATTATCTCGCACCCTTCCTGAGCGATTATGTATCAAGGCTTATCATCGTTTTTTTATTTGCCATTATCTATGTTATGTTTTTTTTAGCATTATCAATGCTGATATCCATACTGGTAAAGAGCCAGGCGTTTGCCATGATACTGGGCTTGATGGCGCTCTATATCTCCGAAATGATGAACGTCTACGAGTTCGCCTGGAACTTGTCTTCGCTTTTTCCGGGAGATAGGGGGTATACTACTAATCTAATCCTCAGCTTATCGCCTGATACCATGCTATGGTCTTTGTATCTTACGATTTTTAAGCCTTCCCTCGACTTTTTCAGCGCCCTGGCGCTAGCCATACCCTCCATCGAGGAGCTGTCACTCTTTATAGCGGTCGCCTGCATTTCAAGCTATATCGTTTTTACGAGGCGTGACGTTACATGA